One region of Gemmatimonadota bacterium genomic DNA includes:
- a CDS encoding type II toxin-antitoxin system RelE/ParE family toxin, with protein sequence MRTVRFYRTESGQCPVVDFLDALDPKQAAKVTWVLRLIEELSYVPRRYFQKLVDSDDIWEIRVDIARDTFRLLSFFDGSNLVVIDHAFAKKTRKTPRSDIRLAEKRRQDYFMRKRR encoded by the coding sequence ATGAGAACTGTCCGTTTTTATCGTACCGAATCAGGTCAGTGTCCCGTTGTTGACTTTCTGGATGCGCTCGACCCTAAACAAGCAGCCAAAGTCACCTGGGTTCTGAGACTTATTGAAGAGTTGAGTTACGTACCTCGTCGGTATTTTCAGAAACTGGTCGATTCAGATGATATCTGGGAAATCCGCGTAGACATTGCACGTGACACATTCCGTCTTCTTTCCTTTTTTGACGGTTCGAATCTCGTAGTTATAGATCACGCATTCGCGAAGAAGACCCGAAAAACACCGAGATCGGACATCCGGCTAGCCGAGAAAAGAAGACAGGATTACTTCATGAGGAAGAGACGATGA
- a CDS encoding xanthine dehydrogenase family protein molybdopterin-binding subunit, which yields MKTVTITIQEDGEPREIEIQVPDTGEGGWGDLSKNTYINKPHTRVDAVDKVTGRAKYTADIKLPGLLYGRILRSHHPRARINRIDATRAMALPGVSVVVLPNDDPEVFSRECRFAGQEIAAVAATTPEVAEDALHAIDVDYEVLPFVVDEDAARDPDAAQVHSDRGNVGEPRVGEQGDIAAGFAQADVTLEATFRCQVQSHIALETHGNVCQWEGDKLTVWASTQGVFSVRGELAGHFGIPETNVRVITEFMGGGFGAKFGARKEGVICALLARKAGAPVKLMLTRKEEHLATGNRPSAVQHVKLGATSDGKLVAYERSNYGTPGVAGSANIPGAPYLYEIPNYRIEQTSVFTNAGPMAAQRAPGHPQAAFAMESMMDEMAEALGMDPIDIRQMNDPNEARRNMVAMGAEHIGWKTRRSATPNSGTGRIKTGMGVGSARWGGGGGRTQAECTINPDGSVQVKCGTQDIGTGTLTLVHMVAAEEFGLKIEDIDVGIGDTNYPYSGGSGGSTTAASVSPAIKGTTMLAKLELFKKIAPRFGVEPGELVASDGNVFVGSDPSKSMTWQQATAQLGDEPIFFHGQWLPGYSDSGVPGVHFVEVSVDTETGLVKVERVVAVHNSGMILNPLTWASQVNGGVLMGIGYGMYENRIMDPATGYMVNANLEDYKLMGSTDIPEIEILRYDEPERGVIGIGEPATIPTPGAIANAIYNACGARIRDMPFTPDKVLSALAAVKEG from the coding sequence ATGAAGACGGTCACGATCACCATCCAGGAAGACGGTGAACCCAGAGAAATAGAGATACAGGTTCCCGATACCGGCGAGGGCGGCTGGGGAGACCTTTCGAAGAACACCTATATCAACAAGCCACACACTCGCGTGGACGCGGTCGACAAGGTCACCGGACGCGCCAAGTACACCGCCGACATCAAGCTGCCCGGCCTGCTCTACGGACGCATCCTGCGTTCGCACCATCCCCGCGCCCGGATCAACCGCATCGACGCCACCCGCGCGATGGCGCTGCCCGGCGTGAGCGTGGTGGTGCTTCCCAACGACGACCCCGAGGTCTTCTCGCGGGAGTGCCGGTTCGCCGGACAGGAAATCGCGGCCGTGGCGGCAACGACGCCGGAGGTCGCCGAAGACGCGCTCCACGCCATCGACGTGGATTACGAGGTGCTGCCCTTCGTCGTGGACGAAGACGCGGCGCGGGACCCGGACGCGGCCCAGGTGCACAGCGACCGCGGTAACGTGGGCGAGCCCAGGGTCGGCGAGCAAGGCGACATCGCCGCGGGATTCGCCCAGGCCGACGTAACCCTCGAGGCCACCTTCCGATGCCAGGTGCAGTCCCACATCGCGCTGGAGACCCACGGAAACGTGTGCCAGTGGGAAGGCGACAAGCTGACGGTCTGGGCCTCCACCCAGGGTGTATTCAGTGTCCGCGGGGAACTGGCCGGGCATTTCGGGATTCCCGAAACGAACGTGCGCGTGATCACGGAGTTCATGGGTGGCGGGTTCGGCGCCAAGTTCGGCGCCCGCAAAGAGGGCGTGATCTGCGCGCTGCTCGCCCGGAAGGCCGGAGCGCCCGTGAAGCTGATGCTGACGCGGAAGGAAGAGCACCTGGCCACCGGAAACCGGCCCTCCGCCGTGCAGCACGTGAAGCTGGGCGCGACGAGCGACGGCAAGCTGGTCGCCTACGAGCGGTCCAACTACGGCACGCCGGGCGTTGCCGGCAGCGCTAATATTCCCGGGGCGCCATATCTGTACGAGATCCCCAACTACCGCATCGAACAGACGAGCGTGTTCACCAACGCCGGACCAATGGCCGCCCAGCGCGCGCCGGGACACCCCCAGGCGGCCTTCGCCATGGAATCCATGATGGACGAGATGGCCGAGGCGCTGGGCATGGACCCCATCGACATCCGCCAGATGAATGATCCGAACGAAGCGCGGCGCAACATGGTGGCCATGGGTGCGGAGCACATCGGATGGAAGACCCGCCGGAGCGCCACGCCCAATTCCGGGACCGGCCGGATCAAGACCGGCATGGGCGTGGGATCGGCCCGGTGGGGCGGCGGCGGCGGAAGGACGCAGGCCGAGTGCACCATCAATCCGGACGGGAGCGTGCAGGTGAAGTGCGGCACGCAGGATATCGGTACAGGGACGCTCACCCTGGTGCACATGGTCGCGGCGGAAGAGTTCGGGTTGAAGATAGAGGATATCGACGTCGGTATCGGCGACACGAACTACCCCTATTCGGGCGGAAGCGGCGGAAGCACCACGGCCGCGTCGGTATCGCCCGCCATCAAGGGTACGACGATGCTGGCGAAACTCGAACTGTTCAAGAAGATCGCGCCCAGGTTCGGCGTGGAACCCGGTGAACTGGTGGCCTCGGACGGCAACGTGTTCGTGGGCAGCGATCCTTCCAAGAGCATGACCTGGCAACAAGCGACGGCCCAGCTCGGGGACGAGCCCATCTTCTTCCACGGCCAGTGGCTGCCCGGCTACTCGGACAGCGGCGTGCCCGGCGTGCATTTCGTCGAGGTCAGCGTCGACACCGAGACCGGCCTGGTGAAGGTCGAACGGGTCGTGGCCGTCCACAACAGCGGCATGATCCTGAACCCGCTCACGTGGGCAAGCCAGGTGAACGGCGGCGTCCTGATGGGCATCGGATACGGCATGTACGAAAACCGCATCATGGACCCCGCGACGGGCTACATGGTCAACGCCAACCTGGAAGACTACAAGCTCATGGGCTCTACGGACATCCCCGAAATCGAAATCCTCAGGTACGACGAACCGGAACGGGGCGTCATCGGTATCGGCGAACCCGCGACGATCCCTACCCCAGGTGCCATCGCCAACGCCATCTACAACGCCTGCGGCGCCCGGATACGGGACATGCCGTTCACCCCCGACAAAGTGCTCAGCGCGCTGGCCGCAGTGAAGGAGGGCTGA
- a CDS encoding xanthine dehydrogenase family protein subunit M: MQNFSYVNATSIEQVPSLLGRSWDDAVVMAGGTDLVGEMKDYAAVPKRVVNLKSIEGLDYIRQDDAGLRVGALTTLTDVLGNSAVSQDYPVLHQAVSVIASPQIRNMATLAGNILQRPRCWYYRSEDFPCLKKGGARCYAVGGVNTYHAIFGSGPSYIVHPSDAAPALMALGATVNIHGPRGANEVVLDDFFTMPEMNIRRENILRPNEIVTEITIPKPEANSKGMYLKVRERESIDFALVSLAAQMTVVNGTCERASLVLGGVAPIPWRAFEAEDYLRGRRITEARAESAAEAAVEDAAPMPHNGYKVEIAKNLVKQAVQALAA, encoded by the coding sequence ATGCAGAACTTTTCCTACGTCAATGCGACGTCGATAGAGCAGGTGCCTTCCCTTCTCGGCCGTAGCTGGGACGACGCGGTGGTCATGGCAGGCGGTACTGACCTGGTCGGAGAAATGAAGGACTACGCCGCCGTCCCGAAACGGGTGGTCAACCTCAAGTCCATCGAAGGCCTGGACTACATCCGGCAGGATGACGCCGGGCTGCGTGTCGGCGCGCTGACCACGCTGACGGACGTGTTGGGAAACAGCGCCGTTTCACAGGACTATCCGGTGCTGCACCAGGCGGTATCCGTCATCGCGTCGCCGCAGATCCGCAACATGGCCACACTGGCCGGGAACATCCTTCAGCGTCCGCGTTGCTGGTACTACCGCAGCGAGGACTTCCCCTGTCTCAAGAAGGGCGGGGCGAGGTGCTACGCGGTGGGCGGGGTTAATACCTACCACGCGATCTTCGGGTCCGGGCCGAGCTACATCGTCCATCCCTCCGACGCGGCCCCGGCGCTCATGGCCCTGGGCGCCACGGTGAACATCCATGGCCCCCGCGGCGCGAACGAAGTCGTCCTGGACGATTTCTTCACCATGCCCGAAATGAACATCCGGCGGGAGAACATCCTTCGCCCCAACGAGATCGTGACCGAAATCACGATTCCGAAACCGGAGGCCAACAGCAAAGGCATGTACCTTAAGGTGCGGGAGCGGGAATCCATCGATTTCGCCCTCGTCAGCCTGGCCGCCCAGATGACCGTGGTAAACGGGACCTGCGAGCGGGCCAGCCTCGTGCTGGGCGGCGTGGCGCCTATTCCGTGGCGCGCCTTCGAGGCCGAAGATTACCTGAGGGGCCGCAGGATCACGGAAGCCCGGGCGGAAAGCGCCGCGGAGGCCGCAGTGGAAGACGCCGCGCCCATGCCGCACAACGGTTACAAGGTGGAGATTGCGAAGAACCTCGTGAAACAGGCCGTTCAGGCCCTGGCGGCGTAG
- a CDS encoding aminotransferase class I/II-fold pyridoxal phosphate-dependent enzyme, with product MYHEVITRNRQVSTTDRQSEHSTIRVRSVPMSDRKEASTTTRPGLSRSRSGLSRRGFLKGALAGAGAISFGSYEAVAQMVGGPSVRGWGVPPGLVRIDSNENALGPSPRAVEAVLSLVTSINRYGQNPDLLGKLARRHGVPVVEWTDSPFAPVPGAWIAVGAGSSDLLFAIGHAYVREGTEVVESLPGFGFITRFAGVANAEPVRVPLLEGMKPDLDGLSAAVTDRTAMVVVTTPGNPTGQLTPMSQLRPFVESIPERVLVLVDEAYIEFAENEADREGAASLVADHPNVIVTRTFSKVFGMAGMRVGYAVAQPDVIERIGRHRANTLTLLSTHAASAALDDTSHLGRSQELVSRGKRYFYEQLDAMGIEYAPSESSFVMMNMKTDVDELVRRLREEHSVLVGNARARWNIEGWIRVTAGLPEENEAFIAALKKVLVSS from the coding sequence ATGTATCATGAAGTAATAACAAGAAATCGACAGGTGTCTACCACGGATCGACAATCCGAGCATTCGACAATCCGGGTTAGGAGTGTTCCAATGTCCGACAGAAAAGAAGCAAGTACCACGACCAGGCCGGGGCTATCGCGGTCCAGGTCGGGGCTCTCGCGCCGGGGATTCCTGAAAGGCGCCCTGGCCGGTGCCGGTGCGATTTCGTTTGGCAGTTATGAGGCCGTGGCCCAGATGGTGGGCGGCCCTTCCGTACGCGGTTGGGGCGTACCCCCGGGCCTGGTGCGCATCGATTCCAACGAGAACGCCCTGGGTCCGTCACCCCGGGCGGTCGAGGCGGTGCTGTCCCTGGTGACCAGCATCAACCGGTATGGCCAGAACCCGGACCTGCTGGGCAAGCTCGCCCGCCGGCACGGCGTCCCCGTGGTGGAGTGGACGGATAGCCCCTTCGCCCCGGTACCTGGCGCGTGGATCGCGGTGGGCGCCGGGTCGTCGGATCTGCTTTTCGCCATCGGCCACGCTTACGTTCGCGAGGGCACGGAGGTCGTGGAAAGCCTGCCGGGTTTCGGTTTCATCACCCGGTTCGCCGGCGTTGCCAACGCGGAACCGGTTCGGGTTCCCTTGCTGGAAGGCATGAAACCCGATCTGGACGGTCTCAGCGCGGCCGTGACCGACCGGACCGCCATGGTCGTCGTGACCACCCCCGGCAATCCCACGGGTCAGTTGACCCCCATGTCTCAGTTAAGACCCTTTGTCGAGTCGATTCCTGAGCGTGTCCTGGTCCTCGTCGATGAAGCCTATATCGAATTCGCCGAGAACGAGGCAGACCGCGAAGGCGCGGCATCGCTGGTCGCGGATCATCCGAACGTGATCGTGACGCGCACCTTTTCCAAGGTCTTCGGCATGGCCGGCATGCGGGTGGGATATGCAGTCGCCCAACCGGATGTGATCGAGCGGATCGGCCGCCACCGGGCCAACACACTCACCCTGCTGTCCACCCACGCCGCGTCGGCGGCCCTCGACGATACGAGTCACCTGGGTCGGTCACAGGAACTGGTGAGCCGGGGGAAACGCTATTTCTACGAGCAGTTGGACGCCATGGGCATCGAATACGCGCCGAGCGAGTCGAGTTTCGTGATGATGAACATGAAGACGGACGTGGACGAACTCGTCCGCCGGCTGCGCGAGGAACACAGTGTCCTGGTGGGCAACGCGAGGGCGCGCTGGAATATCGAAGGCTGGATCCGCGTCACCGCCGGCCTGCCCGAGGAGAACGAGGCCTTTATCGCGGCGCTGAAGAAGGTGCTGGTGAGCAGTTAG
- a CDS encoding helix-turn-helix transcriptional regulator, protein MSDLSEYVAYRRVKDAEFAERYDEGYQEFKIGVLLRQAREDAGLTQEEVARRLKTRKSAISRIENHAEDIRLSTLGKYAKAIGKKLQFTVG, encoded by the coding sequence ATGAGCGACTTGAGCGAGTATGTGGCATATCGCAGGGTCAAGGATGCGGAATTCGCCGAGCGATACGATGAAGGATACCAGGAGTTCAAGATCGGTGTACTACTTCGACAAGCAAGAGAGGATGCCGGCCTTACCCAGGAAGAGGTGGCACGCAGGTTGAAAACCAGGAAATCCGCGATATCTAGGATTGAGAATCATGCGGAAGACATCCGGTTGTCAACGCTCGGAAAATACGCCAAAGCGATCGGTAAAAAGTTGCAGTTTACGGTGGGATAA
- a CDS encoding (2Fe-2S)-binding protein, with translation MADRQDEARPEESSHSETKSGTRFTRRGFLKGAGAGAVTAAVAPAILVSEAGTAAAQEAEGVMSATISLDVNGQSHNVEVEARTTLADALRDRLEITGPKVVCDKGECGACTVELDGKLVFSCMTLAMDAQGRKIETVEGMADGDNLHPIQEAFVEKDALMCGFCTPGFLMSSKSLLDANDNPTPEEVREGLSGNICRCGTYPHVFEAVMSAAEKMRKGG, from the coding sequence ATGGCTGATCGACAAGATGAAGCCAGGCCCGAGGAATCGTCCCATTCCGAAACGAAATCGGGGACCCGGTTCACGCGCCGTGGTTTTCTCAAGGGCGCGGGTGCAGGTGCGGTAACGGCTGCCGTAGCGCCGGCCATCCTGGTTTCAGAAGCCGGGACGGCGGCCGCCCAGGAAGCCGAGGGCGTCATGTCGGCGACCATATCGCTCGACGTGAACGGCCAGTCACACAACGTCGAAGTGGAAGCGCGCACGACCCTGGCCGACGCGCTGCGGGACAGGCTGGAGATCACCGGTCCCAAAGTGGTCTGCGACAAGGGCGAATGCGGGGCCTGTACCGTGGAGTTGGACGGAAAGCTCGTTTTCAGCTGCATGACGCTGGCCATGGACGCCCAGGGCCGGAAGATCGAGACCGTAGAAGGCATGGCGGACGGCGACAACCTGCATCCCATCCAGGAAGCCTTTGTCGAGAAGGACGCCCTGATGTGCGGATTCTGCACGCCGGGGTTCCTGATGTCCTCCAAGTCGTTGCTGGACGCCAACGACAACCCGACGCCGGAAGAGGTCCGGGAGGGTCTGTCCGGCAACATCTGTCGCTGCGGCACCTATCCCCACGTGTTCGAGGCCGTAATGAGCGCCGCCGAAAAGATGCGGAAGGGAGGGTGA
- the metH gene encoding methionine synthase, whose translation MFSQFHPVSTETHLLLDRLLSERILIFDGAMGSVLQGHALDEADFRGDTFKDHPVPLRGDLDLLSITRPELIEQVHREYLDAGADIIETNTFNATAISQADYGLQDRVYDINVAAAKIAKRAAAAAMAADPARPRFVAGTMGPTTRSASVASDVSDPAFRSVTFDELAAAYGEQARGLLDGGVDLLLVETQIDTLNMKAALYAINTLFDKGSRRVPLMASFCIVDASGRTLSGQTVEACWTSIRHGDLYSVGINCALGATDLRPYIEELSAIANLPVTCYPNAGLPNELGGYDDTPDYMARVLGDFAEEGWMNMVGGCCGTTPAHIAAISKAVKQRGKLRVPHPVEPLSRYSGLETFTVRPDSNFTMIGERTNVTGSRKFARLVRQEKYEEALGVARQQIEGGANIIDVNMDEGLLDSERAMTTFLNLIASEPDIAATPVMIDSSSWPVIEAGLKCAQGKSIANSISLKEGEEVFKTQARMAKRYGAAVVVMAFDEEGQATDTDRKVEILSRSYRILTEEIGMDPTDVIFDPNILTVATGIEEHDDYAVNFIEAVRRLKERHPLARVSGGVSNISFSFRGNDHIREAMHAAFLYHAIQAGLDMGIVNAGQLAIYEDIEPETLAMVEDVLLNRRPDATERLLEFAASRKGEAAERIRRDEEWRDDSLEERISHALVSGIADYVEEDMDEALQRYDRPLHIIEGPLMAGMSIVGDLFQEGKMFLPQVVKSARVMKKAVAHLVPHMEAEHGDGGKRQYQGTILLATVKGDVHDIGKNIVGVVLGCNNYRIIDLGVMVPAEKIIGTAVDEGVDLVGLSGLITPSLHEMIHVAREIERNGFELPLLIGGATTSRRHTAIKIEPAYHGPTVHVTDASRAVEVVGSLLSDDLRSDYAGRVREDYRKIRDTYESRTPRAPLVPFADASARRSVLEWSAATIEVPEFTGVRIDNDYPLDELVPFIDWTPFFGAWELRGRYPALLEDEKVGEEAQKLFVDARNLLDEIVDGGLLRARAAWGFFPAHSTGNEIVLFDDAARSEALATFPMLRQQRPRSEDGPCLALSDFVGPEGTEDYIGAFAVTAGIGLDALVRRYETDHDDYRAIMVKALADRLAEAFAEQTHQRARHAWGYGRDEDLSGEDLIREKYRGIRPAPGYPACPDHTEKRRLFDLLQAEERIGVSLTESYAMDPPPSVAGLYFGHPEARYFNVGKIGRDQVEDYASRKRMTVETIERWLAPNLDYEPVGGATENQPAS comes from the coding sequence ATCTTCAGCCAGTTCCACCCCGTATCAACTGAAACCCACCTCCTGCTGGACCGGTTGCTTTCCGAACGCATCCTCATTTTCGACGGCGCCATGGGGTCGGTCCTCCAGGGCCATGCACTCGACGAGGCCGATTTCCGCGGCGATACGTTTAAAGACCATCCCGTTCCGTTGCGCGGCGACCTCGACCTGCTGTCGATCACGCGGCCCGAACTCATCGAACAGGTCCATAGGGAGTACCTGGACGCCGGCGCCGACATCATCGAGACCAACACCTTCAACGCCACGGCCATTTCGCAGGCCGACTATGGCCTGCAGGACCGGGTTTACGATATCAACGTGGCGGCGGCAAAAATCGCGAAACGGGCTGCCGCGGCCGCCATGGCCGCCGATCCGGCCAGGCCGCGTTTCGTGGCCGGCACCATGGGGCCTACCACCCGGTCGGCTTCCGTCGCCTCCGACGTGAGCGATCCGGCATTTCGATCCGTGACTTTCGATGAGCTGGCCGCGGCCTACGGCGAGCAGGCCCGCGGACTCCTCGACGGCGGCGTGGACCTGCTGCTGGTCGAGACCCAGATCGATACGCTCAACATGAAGGCCGCGCTGTACGCCATCAACACCCTCTTCGACAAAGGGTCGCGCCGGGTGCCGCTCATGGCGTCGTTCTGCATCGTCGACGCCAGCGGCCGAACGCTCTCGGGCCAGACCGTGGAGGCGTGCTGGACGTCCATACGCCACGGGGACCTGTACAGCGTGGGGATCAACTGCGCCCTGGGCGCGACGGATCTGCGGCCCTACATCGAGGAGCTTTCGGCCATCGCAAACCTCCCGGTGACCTGCTATCCGAACGCGGGGCTTCCGAACGAACTGGGCGGCTACGACGACACCCCGGACTACATGGCCAGGGTGCTGGGGGACTTCGCCGAAGAAGGATGGATGAACATGGTCGGCGGATGCTGCGGCACGACACCCGCGCACATCGCCGCGATCTCGAAGGCCGTCAAGCAGCGGGGCAAACTGCGGGTCCCCCACCCCGTCGAACCCCTGTCCCGGTACAGCGGACTCGAAACCTTCACCGTCCGGCCCGACAGCAACTTCACCATGATCGGCGAGCGGACAAACGTGACGGGTTCGCGCAAATTCGCCCGGCTGGTCCGTCAGGAGAAATACGAGGAAGCCCTGGGGGTGGCCCGGCAGCAGATCGAGGGCGGGGCGAACATCATCGACGTGAACATGGATGAGGGCCTGCTCGACAGCGAACGGGCCATGACCACCTTTTTGAACCTGATCGCGTCCGAACCCGACATCGCCGCCACGCCCGTGATGATCGACAGCTCAAGCTGGCCGGTCATCGAAGCGGGATTGAAATGCGCGCAGGGCAAGAGCATCGCCAATTCCATCAGCCTGAAGGAAGGCGAGGAGGTATTCAAGACCCAGGCCCGCATGGCAAAACGGTACGGGGCCGCCGTGGTGGTGATGGCCTTCGACGAGGAAGGCCAGGCCACGGATACGGACCGCAAGGTGGAGATCCTGAGCCGTTCCTACAGGATCCTCACCGAAGAGATCGGCATGGACCCCACGGATGTCATCTTCGACCCCAACATCCTCACCGTCGCCACGGGCATCGAGGAACACGACGACTACGCCGTGAACTTCATCGAGGCGGTCCGACGGCTCAAAGAGCGGCATCCCCTGGCCAGGGTCAGCGGCGGCGTGAGCAACATCTCCTTCTCCTTTCGCGGCAACGACCATATCCGGGAGGCGATGCACGCCGCCTTCCTGTACCACGCCATCCAGGCAGGCCTGGACATGGGCATCGTCAACGCGGGGCAACTGGCGATCTACGAGGACATCGAACCCGAGACGCTGGCCATGGTGGAAGACGTCCTGCTGAACCGCCGGCCCGACGCCACCGAACGGCTGCTGGAATTCGCGGCATCGCGTAAAGGCGAGGCGGCTGAACGAATACGAAGGGACGAGGAGTGGCGCGACGACAGCCTGGAAGAACGCATCTCCCACGCCCTGGTCAGCGGCATCGCCGACTACGTGGAAGAAGACATGGACGAGGCGCTGCAACGCTACGACCGTCCGCTGCACATCATCGAGGGGCCCCTGATGGCCGGGATGTCCATCGTCGGCGATCTCTTCCAGGAGGGGAAGATGTTCCTGCCCCAGGTGGTCAAGAGCGCGCGGGTCATGAAAAAGGCCGTAGCCCACCTGGTGCCGCACATGGAGGCCGAGCACGGCGACGGCGGGAAGAGACAGTACCAGGGGACCATCCTCCTGGCCACGGTGAAGGGGGACGTGCACGACATCGGAAAGAACATCGTGGGCGTGGTGCTCGGGTGCAACAACTACCGCATCATCGACCTGGGCGTCATGGTCCCGGCGGAGAAGATCATCGGAACGGCCGTGGACGAAGGCGTCGACCTCGTCGGACTGAGCGGGCTGATCACCCCTTCCCTCCACGAGATGATCCACGTGGCCCGCGAGATCGAACGCAATGGCTTCGAACTGCCCCTGCTCATCGGCGGGGCCACGACGAGCCGCAGGCACACGGCGATCAAGATCGAGCCGGCCTATCACGGGCCGACCGTGCACGTGACGGACGCGTCCCGGGCCGTGGAAGTCGTCGGCAGCCTCCTCAGCGACGATTTGAGATCCGACTACGCCGGGCGGGTCCGGGAGGACTACAGGAAGATCCGGGATACTTACGAAAGCCGTACGCCGCGCGCGCCTCTTGTACCCTTCGCCGATGCAAGTGCGCGGCGGTCCGTCCTCGAATGGTCAGCAGCGACCATCGAGGTACCCGAATTCACCGGGGTCCGCATCGACAACGACTATCCGCTGGATGAACTCGTTCCCTTTATCGACTGGACGCCCTTCTTCGGTGCGTGGGAGTTGAGGGGTCGTTATCCCGCACTCCTGGAGGACGAAAAGGTCGGCGAGGAGGCGCAGAAACTCTTCGTGGACGCAAGGAATCTGCTTGATGAGATCGTGGATGGAGGATTGTTGCGGGCCCGGGCTGCGTGGGGATTCTTCCCCGCCCATTCTACCGGAAACGAAATCGTGCTTTTTGATGACGCCGCGAGGTCGGAAGCGCTCGCGACCTTTCCCATGCTGCGCCAGCAGCGGCCCCGGTCGGAAGACGGGCCCTGCCTCGCGCTCTCCGATTTCGTGGGTCCCGAGGGCACGGAGGACTACATCGGCGCCTTCGCGGTCACCGCCGGCATCGGTCTAGATGCATTGGTCAGGCGGTACGAGACCGATCACGACGACTACCGCGCCATCATGGTCAAGGCGCTCGCCGACCGGCTGGCCGAAGCGTTTGCGGAGCAAACTCACCAAAGGGCCCGCCACGCCTGGGGTTACGGACGGGACGAGGACCTCTCCGGAGAAGACCTGATTCGGGAGAAATACCGCGGGATCCGACCGGCGCCGGGATATCCGGCCTGCCCCGACCACACCGAAAAACGCCGGCTCTTCGATCTGCTGCAGGCCGAGGAAAGGATCGGCGTTTCGCTGACCGAGAGCTACGCCATGGACCCGCCGCCGTCCGTCGCCGGCCTCTACTTCGGCCATCCCGAGGCTCGATATTTCAACGTGGGGAAGATCGGACGCGACCAGGTGGAAGACTACGCAAGCCGCAAGCGGATGACCGTCGAAACCATCGAACGTTGGCTTGCGCCAAACCTGGATTACGAGCCGGTGGGAGGTGCCACGGAAAACCAACCAGCGAGTTGA
- a CDS encoding methylated-DNA--[protein]-cysteine S-methyltransferase: protein MKQVLKYTVFPTPLGPMYAAASDAGVCRITSGVTDEAFATDMLNRFGAELAFAPDDGLLASVEDQITRYFEGKLKDFNLPVSFLRGTSFTRQVWTAQQAIPYGQWRSYKWVAEQVRRPRAARAVGQANSSNDIGILVPCHRVITSDGRLGGYGGRPEVKAFLLDLEGTDYNR, encoded by the coding sequence TTGAAGCAGGTATTGAAATACACGGTCTTCCCCACGCCGCTCGGCCCCATGTACGCGGCGGCCAGTGACGCGGGCGTATGCCGTATTACCTCCGGCGTCACAGACGAGGCATTTGCGACGGACATGCTGAACCGCTTCGGCGCGGAGCTCGCCTTCGCCCCGGACGACGGATTGCTTGCCTCGGTCGAAGACCAGATCACGCGGTATTTCGAAGGCAAACTGAAGGATTTCAACCTCCCGGTGAGTTTCCTGCGGGGCACGTCCTTTACCCGGCAGGTCTGGACCGCGCAACAGGCCATTCCATACGGGCAGTGGCGTTCCTACAAGTGGGTGGCCGAGCAGGTTCGAAGGCCCCGGGCCGCCCGGGCGGTGGGCCAGGCCAACAGCAGCAACGACATCGGCATCCTGGTACCCTGCCACCGCGTGATCACCAGCGACGGACGCCTGGGAGGCTACGGCGGCCGGCCGGAGGTCAAGGCGTTTCTGCTCGACCTGGAAGGTACGGACTACAACCGCTGA